In a genomic window of Carassius auratus strain Wakin unplaced genomic scaffold, ASM336829v1 scaf_tig00216406, whole genome shotgun sequence:
- the LOC113098054 gene encoding coiled-coil domain-containing protein 106-like isoform X2: protein MATRRGRPIKINPKYGAATDVPVSAVQENAGSSMETAQQVCRQIPVSAVQENARTALIQKGPSEGVPTQTATTRKSSTSESSNFSTSESSDSEPPKHKKRKVKEKHRAKRHKKSKKLTSDYSKRVHTPEESLKRYYKVLNLVKQGLSKAEAYNRLNVDRNTIVIQAPIAELAAANPESFRKLRQMFKKGDSILKFAESCLCLCKEKANEDVIKQMKEANDLLDINKK, encoded by the exons ATGGCTACTAGACGTGGGAGGCCAATTAAGATAAATCCAAAGTATGGTGCAGCTACAGATG tCCCTGTGTCTGCTGTTCAGGAAAATGCAGGATCCAGTATGGAGACTGCACAGCAAGTGTGCAGACAAA TCCCTGTGTCTGCTGTTCAGGAAAATGCAAGAACAG CTTTAATTCAGAAGGGTCCCTCAGAAGGGGTACCTACACAGACTGCAACTACAAGAAAGAGCAGTACTTCTGAATCTTCAAATTTTTCAACTTCCGAGTCCTCTGATTCTGAGCccccaaaacacaaaaaaagaaaggttAAGGAGAAACACAGAGCGAAAAGACATAAGAAATCAAAGAAATTGACTTCTGACTATTCCAAAAGAG tgcataCCCCAGAAGAATCGCTGAAGAGGTACTACAAGGTATTAAACCTTGTAAAACAGGGCCTGAGTAAGGCAGAGGCCTACAACAGACTAAACGTTGACAGGAACACAATAGTCATCCAGGCTCCAATTGCAGAGTTAGCAGCAGCTAATCCAGAATCATTCCGCAAGCTAAGGCAGATGTTTAAAAAGGGAGATAGCATCCTGAAATTTGCCGAAAGCTGTCTTTGTCTTTGTAAAGAAAAGGCCAATGAGGATGTGATTAAACAAATGAAAGAGGCAAATGACCTGcttgacataaataaaaaatga
- the LOC113098054 gene encoding coiled-coil domain-containing protein 106-like isoform X1, producing the protein MATRRGRPIKINPKYGAATDVPVSAVQENAGSSMETAQQVCRQIPVSAVQENARTEVAPTIQIQFQNAKQTIEVQKQKILHLEDKVNSLTEERNYLRARHEDSLIQKGPSEGVPTQTATTRKSSTSESSNFSTSESSDSEPPKHKKRKVKEKHRAKRHKKSKKLTSDYSKRVHTPEESLKRYYKVLNLVKQGLSKAEAYNRLNVDRNTIVIQAPIAELAAANPESFRKLRQMFKKGDSILKFAESCLCLCKEKANEDVIKQMKEANDLLDINKK; encoded by the exons ATGGCTACTAGACGTGGGAGGCCAATTAAGATAAATCCAAAGTATGGTGCAGCTACAGATG tCCCTGTGTCTGCTGTTCAGGAAAATGCAGGATCCAGTATGGAGACTGCACAGCAAGTGTGCAGACAAA TCCCTGTGTCTGCTGTTCAGGAAAATGCAAGAACAG AAGTTGCACCCACCATACAAATACAATTCCAAAATGCAAAGCAAACAATAGAAGTTCAAAAACAGAAAATCCTTCACCTGGAGGATAAGGTTAACTCTCTGACAGAGGAGAGAAATTATCTTCGTGCAAGACATGAAGATT CTTTAATTCAGAAGGGTCCCTCAGAAGGGGTACCTACACAGACTGCAACTACAAGAAAGAGCAGTACTTCTGAATCTTCAAATTTTTCAACTTCCGAGTCCTCTGATTCTGAGCccccaaaacacaaaaaaagaaaggttAAGGAGAAACACAGAGCGAAAAGACATAAGAAATCAAAGAAATTGACTTCTGACTATTCCAAAAGAG tgcataCCCCAGAAGAATCGCTGAAGAGGTACTACAAGGTATTAAACCTTGTAAAACAGGGCCTGAGTAAGGCAGAGGCCTACAACAGACTAAACGTTGACAGGAACACAATAGTCATCCAGGCTCCAATTGCAGAGTTAGCAGCAGCTAATCCAGAATCATTCCGCAAGCTAAGGCAGATGTTTAAAAAGGGAGATAGCATCCTGAAATTTGCCGAAAGCTGTCTTTGTCTTTGTAAAGAAAAGGCCAATGAGGATGTGATTAAACAAATGAAAGAGGCAAATGACCTGcttgacataaataaaaaatga